The nucleotide sequence CGCAGACGTTAATGGTAGAAAACTTTGAATTCCGATCTCTTCCCGACTGGCAAAAGGTTCACCATATGCCCGATGAATCGTCCAGCCCCAGTAGCGTGCGCGGTCTCTGATGTCGTCCAAGACCGTCGGATGTTCCGTCGGACGCCCCGTGAGCATCTGACTTTCATAACACTGAACTGCCTGCATTTTCTGATCAATATGCTCAGAAATATCAAAAACGAAGCTCGGTTTCGGGTGAATCCGCAGATGGATGCTCCAGAAGTAATACATTTGAGGCGGCCAATATCGCTCCCCCGGCATGTCCGTTTTGCTCAGCTTTGCCCAGAAGCGAGCCGCATCCACCAGTTGGCTGGCTGAGACATGATCGGGATGCACATCTTCCCAGTACGGCCCCAGAATGATCCGCGGACGCTGTGTCCGAAAGACTATCGCCAGTTCACGCCGTGCCTCCAGGTTCGATTCCAGACTCCGGTTCGGCAGTCCCAGATTCGCGCGCCAGTCCAGATTCAGCACGGCCGTTGATGCTGCCGTCTCCTGCTCCCGAATCTCCGGGCTGCCATAAGGCGTTGGTTCACCGTTGGTTAATTCCACAACCCCTACTCGCATCCCCGCTGATTTACAGGCCAGAATCGTTCCCCCCACACTGATTTCCGCGTCATCGGGATGCGGAGCCACAACAAGTACATCTAAAGCAGAATCCACGTAAACTCCTTCATAGCAGGGATCAAAACCACCTGAGCCCCACCGCTACAAACAGGGGTAGACTCAGTTTTCAAAATCATTAAAATGCTGCACTCTCTCTCACGGGGATCTCCCCCCACTCAATAATTATCACATCCAATCAGGTGACCATCAATCTTAACGGTTCAGGACCAGCTTGTCCTCATCCGGCGTAGATTGTATGGAGGAACATCTCATGAAATCGTTGATTTTGACGTGTCTCGTCCTCTCTCCCGCGTTATTCTTCGTGACAGGCTGTAACGCCATCATGCAGCCTATCTCTGAACTGAACCGTGAAACCATGCGGGTCTTCAAACCCAAACCATTCGATGCAGACTGGAGCGGTGAAGAAGAAATCGACCAGTGGAGCTACGTCGGCGATGAAGCACGCGGCGATCGCCCGAAAGAATCCGATCCCGATGGCTGGTGGCAGAAATATGTCATGAGCAATAAAGCCCGTAACATCGAGCGAAACCTGGGAATCGAATAGTCCGCACTTCTGGAACACATCACATTTACCATCGCCTCTCTCGATCTATGCTGCTCCGTTCCAATAGAACGGGAGACGCTTTCGTAAAACTGGATTCAGTTTAAATTCATTCATGAGCGGCATCTCCCGACAAATGGGGACATTTTCTTGCATCTGCTCACTCCGGAAGTTAATATATGAGGTGGCTTTAGAGCCTCCAACTTTATTTGAACTTACCTGCTGACTGTTTCTCAAACGGTCAGCTACCGTTGATCTTACAGACTGACGGACTGGTGTCACCAAACCTGAAATAGCAATGACGGAATCAGGCGACACTCTGATGCGAATCTGCAATAGTGTCAACTCACCTGCGCACCGGCTTGCGTTCCTACCCGAAGGTGAATACCCATGTTTGATCTCTCCCTGGGACGAATTCCTCAGGCAGGCCTCGCATTCCTGCTCATCGCCGCTGCCACAGTGGTTTACGCGGAATCTCCCGCAGCAAAAGCACAAGAGAAGTCCGCCGCCAGCAGCGACATTGACTTCAATCGCGACATCCGCCCCATTCTCTCCAAGAACTGTTTTCACTGTCACGGCCCTGATGAAGGCACCCGCGAAGCAGAACTCCGCCTCGATCAGCGTCCTGCCGCTATCGCGAAACTTCCCAGTGATGCCCACGCGATTATCCCCAACAAAGCCGATCAGAGCGAACTCGTTCGCCGCATCATTTCCAAAGACGAATACGCCGTCATGCCGCCCCCCGAGGTCGGAGAAAAACTGACCGACGCACAGATTGCCAAAATTAAAGCCTGGATCAACCAGGGCGCGCCCTACTCCCGGCACTGGTCGTTCATTCCTCCCGAACGTCCTCCCCTGCCGACCGTCACACAACAGAACTGGCCCACCAATGCCATCGATCACTTCGTTCTGGCGAAACTCGAAGCAGCCGGCCTTAAACCCAGCCTGGAAGCCAGTCGCCATACACTCATCCGACGCCTCAGCTTCGATCTCCGTGGCTTGCCTCCCACTCAGGCCGAAGTCGATCAGTTCCTCAAAGACAAATCTCCCGACGCTTACGATAAACTCGTCGATCGTTTCCTGGCTGATCCTGCTTACGGCGAACGCTGGGCCCGAAAGTGGCTCGACCTCGCCCGCTATGCCGACTCCAAAGGTTATGGCTCCGACCCACTCCGCATGACCATCTGGCGATATCGTGACTGGGTCATCTCCGCGCTCAACAACAACATGCCCTACGATCAGTTTACCCTCGAACAGCTGGCCGGTGACCTCCTGCCCGAAGCCACGCTCGAACAGCAGGTCGCCACTGCTTTCCATCGTAATTCGATGACCAACACCGAAGGCGGAACCGATGATGAGGAATTCCGCGTCGCCGCGGTCAGCGATCGTGTCGATACGACCATCCAGGTCTGGATGGGCCTGACCATGGGTTGTGCGAAATGTCATACTCATAAATACGATCCGATTTCGCAGAAGGAATACTATCAGCTCTACGCCTTCTTCAATCAGACCGCAGACAACGATCAACCCACCGATGCCCCTACCATCGCTGCTCCGACCAAAGCGATGCTGAAAGAAACCAGCCGCATCGAAACCGAAATCGCGGCACTCAACAAACGCCTGCAGACACCAACGCCGGAACTCGCTGCCGCCCAGCAGAAATGGGAAGCCACTCTGCACGCCAAACCCGACTGGCAGACATTGACTCCGCTCGCTGCAACTTCCTCTTCCGATAAAACCAAACTGGAAATCCGCGACGATCAATCCATTCTCGCCAGCGGGTCTCCCTCGAACGAAACCTACACCATCGAAACCGAAGTCGATCTGCAGACTCTCAAAGCCCTGCGACTCGAAGTCCTGCCCGATCCCAGCCTGCCCGCTCAAGGGCCCGGCCGCGCCAAGGACGGCAACTTCGTCCTCTCGGAAATCAGCCTCACCGGTAAACCGCTCCACGCAGACACCCCGGTGCAGGGCCAGTTCCTGCGGATCGAACAGCAGGGAGCCGAACAGCAGATTCTTTCGCTCGCCGAAGTCCAGGTCTTCCAGCAGGACAAGAACATCGCCGCCCAGGGAACCGCCACCCAGTCCAGCGTTGCCTACGACGGACCCGCCAGTCTCGCGATTGACGGCAACACCGACGGCCATTACTTCAATGCAAAGTCGACGACTCATACGAAAACCGAAGTCGCCCCCTGGTGGGAACTCAAACTGAAAGAAAATACTCCGCTCGACCGCGTCGTCATCTGGAACCGCACCGACGGTAGTGGCGAACGTCTGGCCAACTTCAGAGTCAGCCTGCTCGACGATGCACGCAACGTCGTCTGGCAAACCATTGTCGCCGACTCTCCCAAACCGTCTGTCACTCTGCCTGTTTCGAATGAACGTTCCCTCCCGATCCGTCGTGCCTTCGCTTCCTTCTCGCAGTCCGGTTTCCCGGTCACTGGCAGCATCGACCCGGCCAGCAGGAACCAGAAAGGCTGGGGCATCGCACCGCAGTTCGGCAAACCCAACTCTGCTTATTTTATTCTGGAAAACAAACCCGCAGCCGATTCCGGCAAACAGCGGCTGCTCATCAAACTGTCTCACAATTACAAAGATCCTCAATACGCCCTCGGACGATTCCGACTCTCCTACACTACCGAATCCAAACTCGAACCCCGACTCAAAGTCAGCGATGATCTCCTCGCCATCGTCGACACCAAACCCGCAGACCGTAGTCCCGCCGACCAGAACAAACTCGCCGCCTACTACCGCAGCATCGCTCCCGCTTTGAAAGCAACCCGCGATCAGATCGCGAAACTGCAGAAAGCCAAACCCGTTTACCCGCAGCTCCCCGTCATGCAGGAACTCCCTGTCGACAAACAGCGCGAAACCCACACCATGGTTCGAGGCAGCTTCCTCACTCCCGGCGATCGTGTTGAACCCGCTGTCCTCAGCTCTTTCAATCCGCCTCCCAAAGAAACCCCAAAAAACCGTATCGCCGTTGCGAAATGGCTCACCGATCCTCAGAACCCGTTGACGGCCCGCGTCGCCGTCAATCGTCTCTGGTCTCAACTGTTCGGCAAAGGACTCGTTGTTACCGAAGAAGATTTCGGCACCCAGGGTGAACTCCCCAGTCATCCGCAACTCCTCGACTGGCTCGCCACCGAATTCGTCAACAACGGCTGGGACATGAAAGCCCTCCTGAAAACCATCGTCATGTCCAGCACGTATCGGCAGGATTCCACCACCCTGCCCGTGCATCTGGAAAAAGATCCCGACAACCGTCTGCTCTCTCGCGGTGCCCGTTATCGACTGGAAGCCGAAATGATCCGCGACCAGGCACTCGCTCTGAGTGGCCTGCTCAACCGAACCATCGGCGGTCCTTCCGTCTACCCCGTGCAACCCGAAGGCATCTGGAGAGCCGCGTTCAACGGTCAACGCACCTGGGCTACCAGTAAAGATGAAGACCGCTTTCGTCGCGGGCTCTACACCTTCTGGCGCCGAACCGTCCCCTACCCGTCCATGGCGACCTTCGATGCCCCCAGCCGGGAAATCTGTACGATCCGACGCATCAGTACCAACACACCGCTGCAGGCGATGATCACCATGAACGACCCCGTCTTCATCGAAATCGCCCAGGCACTCGGCGAACGCCTCTTCCTCTCGGGAGACACGCCCCGCACCCGCATCGAATATGGATTGCAGCTCTGCCTGGTTCGTCCACCACAGCCCGAACAGATTGAACCGCTGCTGAAACTCTACGAATCGGAACTCGCGTTTTACAAAGCCCATCCCGAAGAAGCAGAGAAACTTCTGGATAACCCGCTGAAACCGATTTCCGCTCAATACGACAAAGCCGAGCTCGCTGCCTGGACAATCATCGCTAATGTACTCCTCAATATGGATGGTGTGCTCACCAAAGGATAAATCATGAATCTCAAACAACAACAGCTGCAGGCAGTCACCCGACGACATTTCCTCGCCCAGGGTTCCACCGGAATCGGTTCTCTCGCGCTGGGCGCTTTGCTCGCCGAGAACAATCCCACCGCCGCCAGCACACCTGCGAAACACGATGCCGAACTCCCCCCGTATCGGCTGCCGACCAAAGCCAAAAGCGTCATCTTTCTGCACATGGCCGGCTCCCCTCCGCAGCAGGAACTGTTCGACTATAAACCCGAACTCATCAAACGCAATATGCAGCCCTGTCCCGATTCGTTCCTCAAAGGCCGCGGCTTCCCCTTCATTAAAGGGCACCCCAAGATGCTGGGCACCCCGTACAAATTCAAACAGTACGGCGAAGAGGGAATCTGGATGAGCGAGCTGCTCCCGAACTTCCAGAAAGTCGCCGACGAAATCACCGTCATCAAATCGATGCACACCGACCAGTTCAACCATGCGCCCGCCCAACTGTTCCTTTACACCGGCTCCCCCCGCTTCGGCGGCGCCTCGATGGGCTCCTGGATCACCTACGGTCTCGGTTCTGAAAACAAGAACCTGCCCGGCTTCATGGTGCTGCTCAGTGGCGGCAGCGATCCCAGTGGCGGAAAAAGTCTCTGGGGCAGCGGCTTCCTCCCCTCCGTCTATCAGGGCGTGCAATGTCGCACCACAGGCGATCCCATCCTCTACGTCTCCAACCCCAAAGGCATCAACCGCGATGTCCGCAGGCGCAGTCTGGATGCCCTGAAGTCGCTGAATGAATTCGAACTCAAGCAGTTCGGCAACCCCGAAACCCTCACCCGCATCAACCAGTACGAACTCGCGTTCCGCATGCAGATGTCGGTCCCCGAAGCCGTCGACCTCGCCAGCGAAACCAAAGAGACCCACGAACTGTATGGCACCACCGACGGTGCCCCGTCGTTCGCCAACAACTGTCTGCTTGCCCGGCGCATGGTCGAACGCGGCGTGCGTTACATCCAGCTCTTCGATTACGGCTGGGACATGCATGGCACGAGTAAAGGCAACGACCTGATCACCGGCGTCCCCAAGAAAACCAAAGACATCGACCGCCCCCTCTACGCGTTGATTTCCGATCTCAAACAGCGCGGACTCCTCGATGAAACACTGGTCGTCTGGAGTGGTGAGTTCGGCAGAACCTCCATGAACGAAGAACGCAACGGCTCCAAGTTCCTCGGACGCGACCATCACCCCCACTGCTACACCATCTGGATGGCCGGCGGAGGCATCAAAAAAGGCTTCTCCTACGGCCAGACCGACGAACTCGGTTATTTCGTCGCCGAAAACAAAACCAGCGTCCGCGATCTGCAGTCCACCATCCTGCACCTCACCGGATTCGAAGCCCGCAAATTCAAATTCCCCTACCAGGGACTCGACCAGCGCCTCATCGGCCCCGCCGACGAAGACCACCTGATCAAAGACATTCTCGCGTAAAGCGTCAACCCGTTCTCTCGCCTCCGGAGAATCAAGATGACCGTCACCGAAATCGTAGCGCAGCTGGAAAAACTGGGAACCGACTCCACCAGACGCATCCTGATGAACCACGGTGCCCGCGACCCGGTGTTCGGCGTTAAAATCGCCGACCTCAAGATTCTGCAGAAGCAGATCAAAACCGATTACCAGCTGGCCCTCGATCTCTACGACACCGGGAATTACGACGCACAGTACCTCGCCGGCCTGATCGCCGATGAAAACCGTATGACGAAAACGGATCTGCGTCGCTGGCTCAGTAAAGCCAACTGTATCACCCATTGTGGCACCGTGGTCGCTGCGGTGACAGCCGAGAGTCGTTACGGGATCGAACTGGCTCGCGAATGGATCGCCGCCCGTCAGGAAGCCAAAGCTCAGACAGGCTGGACAACGCTCAGTAATCTCGTCTCGATCAAAGACGACGCCGAACTCGACCTGACCGAACTCAAACGACTGCTCAAACAGGTCACACAGACAATCCACGAGCAGCCCAACATGGTCCGCTATGCAATGAACGGCTTCGTGATTTCCACCGGCTGTTATGTCAACAGCCTGACCGACGCTGCGTTGCGTGCCGCAGAAAAGATCGGCACCGTCTCGGTCGACATGGGTCAGACCGCCTGCAAAGTCCCTGCTGCCATCGACTACATTCACAAAGTTCAGCAGCGCGGCACCATCGGCAAAAAACGCAAGACAGCCCGCTGCTGAAAGACAGGCAATACTCTGCTGATGATTTAAGACGCGCATCTGGTTACTCCTCCCTGAGTTCACCTGATCCTTCGTTGCTGTATAAAGTGAGTCTTTACTGAAAAGATTCCTCTTGACGCCTGCCCGCCGTTCGCCATCATCCCCGCTTATAAGTGTGTCGCGCGCGTGGTCCAGTATTTTTGCAGCTGATCACCGCGAACCACTGACAAAACCTGTACTATAAAAGTCCCCTGTTTCTGAACCATTTTGACCAAAGGCTGCTCAAACATTCTCTGTGGATCGCCAGCACATCGCCCCCCTGTCGCCACGGAACGCCCCGGCATCGCCCCCCTGTCGGCACAGTTCAGCCAATATCGCCACAAATTTTGTAGCATCAGCTCTTGACCTGCCCACGCCCTTTGAGAAAATCCCACCCACTGGCACAACATTTTTCCGTTCCCCAAAGAGACAAAGAAAGTTTCCATTTTCATCCAGGCCATCCATTCAAAACCAGGAGCATTCCATAACAGAAGCGGGAGCGGATCACATTTACCCATAGCATTTTTTTAATTCGAACTGTTGTTACAGTTGTGAGACAACCAGGGCGAATACCCTGCGACTAATCAGTCATTCCAGCTGCCGAATCCCCCAGAAAATCAGCCGCACGGCGTTAGCCGCGGTTAACTTCGATATAGAAAAAGCAGACATTAAATGAATCAACCTCGGAAACAATTAAGAAACACTGTCTGCCCCCACAATCAGCTCAGGTGTGGCACTATTGGCTCGCCAACAGTGATCGAGCAACCAGCCTCCACCAGTAACAAAAGGGTTGCCCCCAAATAAAATTCGGGCAGGAAGCAGACAGAACAATAACCCACTCATAATACGGAAAGCCACCAGTCAGGCGAGGTGAAGATCGGGAAGTACAACACCTTCATACCTGAAGCCTACTGTATATATCGTCAATTTTGAGATACCGCGTTCCTGGGCGAATATTTACGGAACAATGACCGGGCAATAGCTGTTACCCGGTCCTTAAATGTTAGTTCAAGACCAACATGCTCATAACAACACTGTAGTGAACAGTAAGAAAAACCGATAATCGATATAGGAAATTCATTCTAAAATCAGTAAATGGGATCTCCTGAAATAGTCTTTATTATTTCAAAGGCATCCAACTAAGTTATTGAAAATGTTTCACAAACAGATTCTAATCATAGCAATAGCACTTTAGTACATATGTTCAAATGTGAAATCAGAGTACAACTGTATGAGTCATAGAATCAAACATATTGGAAGCACTTAGCTCCAGGAGACTCTTAATGCCCACTATTAGTCGTCGTAATCTTGTCCTGTTGATGTTGGGAATAGACCCAGACGGCGAGATCGCTAAAGGCATCGGTGGAATTACACGTTTGCAAAAACTTCTTTATTTATTGGAGCGTGAGGAGAATCTGACTCCTACTGAAAATGGATTTGATTTTTCTGCATATAAGGCTGGTCCATATTCTTCAAAACTATATGACGATTTGGAGTTTTTAGAGAACCTCGGATTTGTTGAATCTGAAGTGACCGCTGATGCTACTCTTGGAGAGGCAGCAGAAGTAGAGTTGCTCGATTTTGAAGAATTGCTCGGTGACGGGGCAGAGAACTCCAATGATGAAGCTGTGGATGGAATAGCTGCAGCTGATGCTTTTGAAGAACGTCGATTTAAAATTACAGATGAAGGAACGCAACGGATACAGTCCCTTCTGGAATCTGAAGAATACAAACCTTTAAGTGAAGGAATCCGTCGCGTCAAACGGAAATATGGCACATACTCCCTATCTGATTTGTTGTATTATGTCTATGAAAAGTATCCAGACATGACCGTAGAATCGGAAATTAAGGATCAGGTTTTTCGAGGACGAAATAAATAATGTGTCATTCCGAATTAATTGAACTGTTACTCGGAATTCATGTCGCTGTATTACTTGGATCACTAGCAGCTTTCTATGCTTACAGTGACCGAACTGATGGCTTTGCTGCATCACTCAAGGGGAACAACGAAACACTACGAGAACTACGCAGAAAAATTTGTAGAGCTCTAGAAATAAATTTAAATCCGGTTTTTGAGAGTCCGGGTGCTGTTCCTTCACCGGTTCTCGGACCAAATGGTGGAACTTATGTTGAACGCTCAGTAAATCCAGTTGGTAGTGAAATTTACCGTGAATCCATTCGCGATTTTCTAGAGGATCGAATTGAATTCATTTGCGATTATCATTCGCTTTTTAATGCAAGCAAAAGATGGTGTTTCTGGACTGATTCGTTCAGAAATATTGTTTTGGGTTTGTTCTGCTGGCAACTTTTTTCGAGCTTTATATTTCTAATAGACAAAGCAACAAAAGTTGATATTTCATTATGGGTCCTTGCATCATTTAGCACGATTTCTGTATTAGCAATTATGTCTGCAATTATATCTGTCATATTTCGATTAATTCATTACCGAACAATAGTATCCGTGAGGTTAAAATATGCTGAGCTTTGATCTTGAATCAAATTTGCTCGAACCAGTTGCTAATTATCAAAGACGCAAAACGTTCAGACGTCAATATGACGAATTGCCATTTTACGAATATCGAATTGACCTTTTTGGGTTTTCGCAAAAATTAGGGAGCACTGTGGCTGTAGAGTTGAAATTGTCTAAATGGAAAAGAGCTTTTGAACAAGCAAGTATTTACCAGCTTTGCGCGGATTTCGTTTACATTGCACTTCCCTCTATAAACATCGCTAAAGTCGATATATCTTTGCTTCAAGAAAACGGTATTGGTTTGATTAGTGTCTTTGAAACAGGACGCTGTCGCCAAATAATTGAACCACTTCCCTCACCAGTTGTTCGTCCCCATTACCGTGATCATTACATTGACCTATTAATGGGAACTGAATGATGCCAGTTGTTGAACCAAATTTGATCCTACGTTTGGGAACTCATGCTGAAAAAGAATACTTCGATAAGACCCTGCGTTTTTTTGATGGTTTGGCGGTCAATGCCAATTTAGTTGAAGCTACACCTGGAGCAACAGCTAGTCTTTTGGTTAGGTTCGGTGGTAAAAAAAGGGAGCTTCCTTTTTACATAGACCCTATGACTTATGCCTTCGGAGAATATGCAGACAGAAAAGGAGTATTACGACGTGATCTAGATTGGATAAAATCTGATCAAAAACGAAATGGTGAACTAATACGCGATTACAAAAGATCATATAGTAAATTAGCAAATCAGCTTGGCGATCCATTTGCAGAGGCACTAGAAAGAAATTCATCTGTTACTTGGAACGATTTCAATGACTCAAATATAGAATCTGCATGTAGTCAAGTTGCTGAATACCAGTTGCACAGAATCGCAGAGGAATTTTCATCAGATTCTGAATTAGTACAATTCATTGATAAAGTACCAAGACCAGTCGCTGTTTATGCACCTTACTTCTACATCGAACCTAGCAATGAGAACGAATGGCTTGATCTTAATCTCAGATTAGCTACTACCACTGCCAGAAATATCACATCGCATCCCGTCCATATAATGATCTGTGCTGATTCCTCTTTTCTGTTAAATAAGAAATTCATCGAACGAATCAAGGCAGAGCTACCAAGTACTGGTGTGAAGGGAGTTTGGTTTTGGTTTAGTGCTTTTCAGGAAGATTCTGCAAGCATTGAGCACTTGACCGCTTTTCGAAATTTAGTAGAAACATTAAGTGACAAGGTTTCTGTTTATAGTCGACATGGTGGTTTTTTTAGTATGGCTCTTAGTAAACATGGCCTTTCAGGCCTCAGTCATGGTGTAGGTTATGGCGAACAAAAGGATGTTATTCCTATAATTGGGCAGTCTACCCCCACAGTTCGTTACTACCTTCCACAGGTTCGCAGGCGATTTGGAGTACCTCAAATTGAACGGTGCTTTGATTCATTAGAGATTAAAACCCCCAAAGATTTCTATAAAAAAGTCTGTGGGTGCGTAATTTGTAAAGGGATTATTTCTGATGAAATACATGCTTTCGCAGAGTTTGGTGAAATGCATCGATCTACCCCAAAATCTAAAAGACTAGCACAGACACCAGCTGCAGCAAAACGTTGTCGTTATCACTTTCTCCTTTCAAGAATCGCAGAACGCGACTGGATTAAATCTGCAAGTAACGAGGAAATAATCGGCAAATTGAAGGCTGCAGCAGAACTATGGGGAACACAAACCACACTTAGCGGAGGCACTACTCATCTTGAAAGATGGCAAGAAGTACTAAAATAATTAGGGAAGTATTAAAAGTTTCAGCGACTCTGTTTCCACTTCTGCCCCCCTTTTGCCCGTTAGATATGTTTCAAGTTTTTTTGCGAGTGTTTGACTTCTGTGATGTTAGCTTCTTTGTACTCTTTTTAGATTTACTCATTGTAGACAACGCTAAAGGGGTCAGACCCCGATTACCTCTCTGAAAAACACTGTTCGTGGTGTTTTTTTACATGTAGTATAAACTGTGCCGAACAGGATTGGTCCCGCCCCCTTTATGTCTTCTTTGTCTTCCGATTATTTGTCTCTTGCCCCCTTTAACTACCCTCATTTGTTCCTGCCTCTATTTTCTGTTCGTCAGACATCAGGTCTCTTATTTTTGAGAGTAGTTGATCAAGAGACCGGGTCTCATATTCAACAAGTGGTTCATTCCAATTATAAATATTTTCCTTCGGGTTTCTTTCAATTAAAACTAAAGAATAATGTCCCTCAGGTGAACCCTCTGGATACCAACCAACATCAATCACATACATTTTATCTGTAGAAACGGCGTGAAACATGTCTTGTAAAAAATATAAATCCCAGATTTTAAAGCCTTCACCAAAACCCGTTACATGTTTCGCTTCCTCAGCAGTAATCGTCAAAATATGATTCTGTGTCACCACCCACTTATCATTCGATGGTATTTCACACTTTTGTAATTCACTTCTATCCATTAAGTAACCCTTTCATAAATCTATGCCTCTATATGCGGAGAGACTTACGGGGTCAGGAGATTTAAAGCAGGAGTCGTTTATTTGCCTCCTGTCCCTTTTTATCCTCAATCGTCTTATTCCAGGCTGCGGCCCCACGTCGCCGCAGTCGTCGTCAATGATTGGCCAGACTTATAAAAACGGAGACGCCTGATCCACCTGAATCCTCATGTGATTCCTGATCACTCCCCGTTGACAGCGACATCAGAAGTCAAAACCTCAATCCAGATGGGAAACCACTTCCTGAAGCCGCTCTCTTCGGCTGTTGACCGCTTCCTGTCTCCAGTCACAGTCAAATATTTGATCCACTCGACGAGCGATTTTGCCCGTACGTTGGAGGGCAGCCTTTGTCTTATCAATCCGGCGGATCACTTCGTCCTTCGCGACGCGCAGGTCACTGGCCACGACTTGCGGTGACTGATACCAGAAATCTTCTGCGGGTTGCATGCCCACAGCCCAGCGTACTGCGGCGAGCCGGATGTCAAGCATCAGCAGACTGAAAGTGAACTGCAATTGAACGCTGCGTTTCCCGGAAAGATCATGTCTCAAAACATCTACTACGCCGGACGTGCGATCGACAGGATCTCCGTTTGTTGCATCAATTAAGCGCGAGCGTATCTGTTTTTCGATGGCTTCGTGGACACGTATCAAATCTGCATAGTCCATGGCAACCTGACGTTGCTGCTGTGCATAATGAAACGCGTCTTCAGCACAACCATCAAACAGGGCCAGTTCAGCCTTGGCGTTTGCCAGATCGGCTCGATACCCCAGGCATTCGGTCTCGCCATCACGCTCCATGATTTTTATCCAGTCTTCGGCCTGCGGGCGGCGATTCAAGCTCAGGTTCACAAGACATCCGGCAGCAGCAGTTGCGTGAGCGTGATTCATGGTTGCTGCGCCGCGTTCCGACCACGCCAGTTCTATGGCATTGAGAGACTTCTCATTCTTGCCCTGATCTTCCAAGA is from Gimesia maris and encodes:
- the bshB1 gene encoding bacillithiol biosynthesis deacetylase BshB1, which codes for MDSALDVLVVAPHPDDAEISVGGTILACKSAGMRVGVVELTNGEPTPYGSPEIREQETAASTAVLNLDWRANLGLPNRSLESNLEARRELAIVFRTQRPRIILGPYWEDVHPDHVSASQLVDAARFWAKLSKTDMPGERYWPPQMYYFWSIHLRIHPKPSFVFDISEHIDQKMQAVQCYESQMLTGRPTEHPTVLDDIRDRARYWGWTIHRAYGEPFASREEIGIQSFLPLTSAE
- a CDS encoding DUF1553 domain-containing protein, with protein sequence MFDLSLGRIPQAGLAFLLIAAATVVYAESPAAKAQEKSAASSDIDFNRDIRPILSKNCFHCHGPDEGTREAELRLDQRPAAIAKLPSDAHAIIPNKADQSELVRRIISKDEYAVMPPPEVGEKLTDAQIAKIKAWINQGAPYSRHWSFIPPERPPLPTVTQQNWPTNAIDHFVLAKLEAAGLKPSLEASRHTLIRRLSFDLRGLPPTQAEVDQFLKDKSPDAYDKLVDRFLADPAYGERWARKWLDLARYADSKGYGSDPLRMTIWRYRDWVISALNNNMPYDQFTLEQLAGDLLPEATLEQQVATAFHRNSMTNTEGGTDDEEFRVAAVSDRVDTTIQVWMGLTMGCAKCHTHKYDPISQKEYYQLYAFFNQTADNDQPTDAPTIAAPTKAMLKETSRIETEIAALNKRLQTPTPELAAAQQKWEATLHAKPDWQTLTPLAATSSSDKTKLEIRDDQSILASGSPSNETYTIETEVDLQTLKALRLEVLPDPSLPAQGPGRAKDGNFVLSEISLTGKPLHADTPVQGQFLRIEQQGAEQQILSLAEVQVFQQDKNIAAQGTATQSSVAYDGPASLAIDGNTDGHYFNAKSTTHTKTEVAPWWELKLKENTPLDRVVIWNRTDGSGERLANFRVSLLDDARNVVWQTIVADSPKPSVTLPVSNERSLPIRRAFASFSQSGFPVTGSIDPASRNQKGWGIAPQFGKPNSAYFILENKPAADSGKQRLLIKLSHNYKDPQYALGRFRLSYTTESKLEPRLKVSDDLLAIVDTKPADRSPADQNKLAAYYRSIAPALKATRDQIAKLQKAKPVYPQLPVMQELPVDKQRETHTMVRGSFLTPGDRVEPAVLSSFNPPPKETPKNRIAVAKWLTDPQNPLTARVAVNRLWSQLFGKGLVVTEEDFGTQGELPSHPQLLDWLATEFVNNGWDMKALLKTIVMSSTYRQDSTTLPVHLEKDPDNRLLSRGARYRLEAEMIRDQALALSGLLNRTIGGPSVYPVQPEGIWRAAFNGQRTWATSKDEDRFRRGLYTFWRRTVPYPSMATFDAPSREICTIRRISTNTPLQAMITMNDPVFIEIAQALGERLFLSGDTPRTRIEYGLQLCLVRPPQPEQIEPLLKLYESELAFYKAHPEEAEKLLDNPLKPISAQYDKAELAAWTIIANVLLNMDGVLTKG
- a CDS encoding DUF1501 domain-containing protein, which translates into the protein MNLKQQQLQAVTRRHFLAQGSTGIGSLALGALLAENNPTAASTPAKHDAELPPYRLPTKAKSVIFLHMAGSPPQQELFDYKPELIKRNMQPCPDSFLKGRGFPFIKGHPKMLGTPYKFKQYGEEGIWMSELLPNFQKVADEITVIKSMHTDQFNHAPAQLFLYTGSPRFGGASMGSWITYGLGSENKNLPGFMVLLSGGSDPSGGKSLWGSGFLPSVYQGVQCRTTGDPILYVSNPKGINRDVRRRSLDALKSLNEFELKQFGNPETLTRINQYELAFRMQMSVPEAVDLASETKETHELYGTTDGAPSFANNCLLARRMVERGVRYIQLFDYGWDMHGTSKGNDLITGVPKKTKDIDRPLYALISDLKQRGLLDETLVVWSGEFGRTSMNEERNGSKFLGRDHHPHCYTIWMAGGGIKKGFSYGQTDELGYFVAENKTSVRDLQSTILHLTGFEARKFKFPYQGLDQRLIGPADEDHLIKDILA
- a CDS encoding DNA alkylation repair protein — encoded protein: MTVTEIVAQLEKLGTDSTRRILMNHGARDPVFGVKIADLKILQKQIKTDYQLALDLYDTGNYDAQYLAGLIADENRMTKTDLRRWLSKANCITHCGTVVAAVTAESRYGIELAREWIAARQEAKAQTGWTTLSNLVSIKDDAELDLTELKRLLKQVTQTIHEQPNMVRYAMNGFVISTGCYVNSLTDAALRAAEKIGTVSVDMGQTACKVPAAIDYIHKVQQRGTIGKKRKTARC